GATTCCTCTCCTTTATGCGCCGGGGTAGCCTAGCCTGGGAAGGCGCGGGCCTGGAGAGTCCGTGGGCGTTAGCCCGCCAGGGTTCAAATCCCTGCCCCGGCGCCAAACAAACTTTACCTGCGCAAAGTTTGATCAAAGTTTGTATGTCCTTTTTAAACTCGTAATTTTCCAAGTGGTTTTTAGCTCAAATCGCTGTATTTCAATGTTTCACTGTACTTGGCGCTCTTCGAGCGCCTAAAAATGGGAAACCTGTTAAAAAGCCTGTTTTTCAATGAAACTCAGCTTGCACGCATCTCTAACTTCCAACGAGGGGCAAAAGAAAAGGGCAGGAATCAAATCCCAGCCCCGATATCGTCGGCGATGTCCGGGAGGTCGAGGGCGATGAGCTTGGCCTTTGTCGGGATTCCGTCCCTGCTCCAGCCCCTTGCCTGGTAGTACTCGTCGAGCATCCTGTCGAGCTCCCAGGGCGGGACGTGGAGGCCCTTGCTGACACCCTCCGGAATCGGCTCCCACATGATCCTGTACGGGAGCGTGTCGTCCTTCCTGGTGAAGCCCTCGCGGACGTTGAATGCCCTTGCGATGTTCATTATCCTCTCGCCGATGACCATCAGCTCGGCTTCACCGATGTTCATGCCGGTGACGGCCTCAACGAGCGGCGGGAAGCCCTCAAGGAAGTACATGTGCCTTGAGAACTTACAGACGCCGGTGGCGTCGTAGATTGCCATGAGGTTCTCGTGGAAGGCTATCTCAAAGCCCTTGTTCTCGCCCTTGGTCCTGTCCACGCCGTTGAACTTCCACCACTTTCCAACGAGCTCGGTTCCGTAGGCACCGCTGGTGAGGTGGTCGGCACCGCGGACATTCACAGCAAATGCCAGTGCCATTCCCTTTATGCCGCGGACGTCGTAGGCAGGCGGCTCCATGCCCTTGACGTGGAGGGCGAACTTCTCGCTTCCCCTGCCGAGCCTCTCGCTGGCCCTCTTGACACCATCTGCCAGGAGCTTTCCGAGGTTGCCCTCGCGGTAGGCCATCTTCTTGAGGGCCTCGACCGCGGCCTCGCCGTTTCCGAAGGTCAGCTCAAGGCCGTCAGCTTCTTCCTTGGTGAGAAGTCCCTTCTCGTAGGCCTCCATGGCCCAGGCGATGGTGACACCGGCGGAGATTGTGTCGAGGCCGAGCTCGTCCGCGAGGTAGTTGAGGTAGGCGACGGTTTCGAAGTCGTCGAGCTCAAGGACACCGCCGAAGGAGTAGAGGGTCTCGTACTCAGGCCCGTCGGTCATGAAGGTGCCCCAGCGCTCGCTCTCGACCTTGATGTACTGGCTGCAGGGCTTGTTACAGAGCGGGCACGGTTTTCTTCCAACGCGGTACTTCGGCGCCCAGAAGTAGGGGTCTATTTCGATGTGCTCCCTGCCCTCCTCCTTGGCCCTCTCGTAGGCCTTCTTGAAGAAGCCCATCTGCCAGTTCCTGACCGGGAAGGTTCCGCGCTCGCGGTTCATCCAGTCGAGGAACTCGCCGCTTCCGTACTCCATGTCGGCCTTGGTGGCCGGGTGATCCTTAAAGACCATTGCCCACTCCTTTATCAGCTCGCGGAGCTTCTCGGGCTGGGCTATCGGTACCTTCTTGGTTCCCTTGACGAGGATTCCCTTGAGCTTCTTGCTTCCGAGAACTGCTCCGGGGCCGCCCCTACCGGCCTGCCTGTCGTCGGTCTCTATCGTGGCTATCCTGCTGAGGTTCTCGCCGGCCGGGCCGATGAAGGCCGTTGCGAAGCCGGGGTACTCTTCCTTGGCTTTCTTCCTGGCCTCGCCGGTGGTGAGGCCCCAGTACTCCTTCGCTGGGACGAGCTTCACCTCGTCGTCCTCTATGACGAGGAGGACGGGCTCTTCACTCTGCCCCTCGATGATGAGGACGTCGTAGCCGGCCTTCTTCAGCTCCTCGCCCATCTTGGCCCCGGCCATCGAGCGGCCGTAGGCACCGGTGAGCGGGCTCTTGAAGTTGAAGGCCGTCTTCGAGCCGGTTCCAATGCCGGTTCCAACGAACAGGCCTGGGGTAATTATCATCTTGTTCTCAGGCCCGAGTGGATCAGCTCCAGCTGGAACCTCGTCGTAGAGGAGTCTCGTTCCAAAGCCGACGCCGCCGAGGTACTTCCTGGGGAACTCCTCCGGGAGGGGTTCCACCTTTATTTCCCCGGTCGTTAAGTTAACCCTCAGAATCCTGCCCCAGTAACCGCCTTTTGCCTCCATGCCAGAATCACCTCGAAAGATTTTCGGAGAGGAAAATATAAGGCCTTCGCAAAAGGAACCGTTTCACACCACCTGTCAGGTTAAGTTCATCTGTTAAACGCTATGGAACCCTTCGGGACGGGAGGGTTAAGGTTTTATCTTTAAAGAACCAAAGGTATCACCGGTGGACACGATGGAGGGACTGAAGGCCTGCAAGAACTGCCGCTGGTTCGGTGCAATCGATTCCTATTTCCCAACGCAGGGAATATGCAGGAGGCACATGAAGACCGTCCACATGAACTTCGTCTGCGACGACTGGGAGCCGCTTTGGGGCTTAACCGGTAAACCTCACGGCGGTTAGACTAATCGGATCATCTGGAGTCTATCGCTTGAACACCTTCACATCGATCACGACGTGCCAGACGCCGGGGGCGTAGCGTTTGATTACAAGCTCGTTGAGCTTTTCAACCTCATAGCCGTGTTCCCTCGCGATCCTCTGGAACGTCCCGAAGGGTTCCTCCGGCATCAGCCTCTCCGGCACGGTGTTGTGGTAGTGGATTAGGGCCCCGTCCTTGGCTATGCGCAGGGCCTTGGGAATGAACTCGTGGGTTTTCACCACGTAGCCCATGAGAACCCTGTCAGCTATGTCCTCCCCCGGAAAGTCGCGGTTGTCGATGTTGTAGGCCGTCATTCTGTCCCACACGCCGTTCAGCTCGATGTTCTCCACCAGGAAGCGGAAGGTGTAGGGACTTTTTTCTATGGCGATCACCCTGGCTCTTCCGTGGACGGCCATCGGAAGGCTGAGGTGGCCGATTCCGGCGAACATGTCCACGACCAGCTCGCCAGGCCTCGCGACCTTGGCCATTCTAACCCGTTCCTTGACGTTGGCGGGGGAGAACATTACCCTGGCCGCGTCGAGCTTGTACTTTACCCCGTTCTCCACGTGAACCGTCACCGTGTCCCCACCGTAGAGAACCTCGTAGTTGGTCTCCCTGAACTCGCCGCCTATTCTGCCCTTCCTGAGGACTGTTTTAACGCCGAGAACTTGGGCGTAGACCTCGGCTATCCTGTGCTTGTAGGGCTCGAGCTCCGGCCGAAGCGGGAGGATCAGGACGTCCCCTATCTGGACCCAGTGCTTTGGAAGCATGCCGACTAACTCATAGGGAAGCTCGCGGGAGAGGATTTCCCGTATCCTGGGCTTTATCACCTGTGTCCTTACCATCGGCCTTACTCAGCCCGGAAACCTTAAAAAACCTTCCCCCGTCATTTCGGCAAAAAGCGATGAGAAAGCCTTAAAAACCCAAAGAACGAATTTAAGGCGAGAAATCCTTCGGAGGTCGATGACCGATATGGAAGAGGAACCTTCGAATAGTTGGTTCTCTCGCCTGTTCAAGCCACGTGAGAAGCCCGCCTTTCTTGAACAGAAGCTCAGCAGGGAGGCCTACGAGGATTACTGGAGGCTTCTGATGCGTGCCAGGCCCGAGGTGGACGGTTCCAAGCTCACCCTAAGGCTTTCAGACGGGACGGTCGAGCTTGAGGACGGGGTTCTAAGGGTGAAGGCCCGAAACCGGAAGACCGCGGAAAAGATACTCCGCAACCTGCACCACTACGACCAACCCCCCAGCCTCTGGCCTGCCTACGGGCTGAGCTACTCGATCAAGAGGAAGAGGAGAATGATCCTTTGATTTCCCTCTTCTCCCAAAGGTTTAAATGCTGGGTCTGCCTTAACCTTCAGAGCGGATGACGACCCTTGCCCAGCCTGAGCTGTGATGACGTCGGTATTAGCTGACGCGGGGGGCGGAGAGGTTCGCGGGCCAATGACCCGCCCCGTCCTCGGAGGGGAGGAGATGATCAAGAACAACGGGAACGGTGAAAACGACGGGTTCGTTGAGTTCTACGCGAGCGAGGCCTTAGTCTGTCCTCGAAGGATATACTTCAGGCTCAAGGGCTACCCCGAGAGGTGGCCCGAGTTCGTTAAGGTGAGGCTCAACCAGGGGATAAACACGCACAACGTCCTTGGCGAGATCCTTCAGAAGCGCTTCGGCTTCGAGCTGGAGAAGCACCTCGTTCTTCGCTCTCGGAAGCTCGGCTTCGAGATACACGGCAGGATAGATGCGATCGGCGAGTTTCCCATCGAGATAAAAGGCAAGACGAGCGTGCCTAGCAGGCCCTACGACTACCACTTGGCACAGCTCAACATCTACATGCGCTGGGCCGAGGCCGATTATGGCTACCTCTACTACGTCAAGCTCCACGAGGAGCCAATGAAGATTATAAGCAAGATAGACTTCTCTCGCTTCCCCATCGTCAAGGGGCCGAACTTCAGGGCCTTTGAAGTGCCCTACGACGGTAAGCTCTTCAAGGAAACCCTGAAGCACTTCTACGTGGTCAAGAAGGCCTACGAAAAGGGAAAGCCCCCCAAGGGCGAGTACTCCTACGCCTGCCGCTTCTGCCCCTACCGCTACCTCTGCTACCCGGACGAGGAATAGGCATTCATTCCGCCCTCACCCATCTGAGCCCCCTCTCAACCCTCGCCCCGACGTTCCCCTCGTTGTAGAGCTTTGCTATGAATGCCCTGAGTGGAACGAGGTTCAGGGCGAGCTTCTGGGGCGTCACTTTAACGTTGTAGTACCCCATGATTCTGAAGGCGAGCTCATCGAGGCTCATAGGCTTCCTCAAGAACTCCAGGATTAAGTTCTCGGTCTCCTCAACGCGCCGCAGATTGAAATCGAGCAGTTCAAGGGCCCCTTCACTCTCCACAGCCCTGCCGTGCGAGGGCACTAGGAGGAAGCCCTTCTCTGCATAATTCTGTAATTCTTTAATTGAGGTTTTAAATAAGTCGGGGTCCACGAGGTACGGAAGGCCGACGGCCTCGAGAACCCTCTCGCCGAAGAACGCATCACCGGCGTAGAGGACGCCGTTCTCCTCGTCCAAGAAGCCCGTCATTCCGGGGGAGTGGCCGTTAAGCTTGACTGCCCTCAGGTCGAAGAGCTCATCACCCCACTCGAAGACCGCGTGAACCTTGACCTCCCCGGGAAACTGGTAGGCGAGGAAGCCCTCAGGTGCCCTCGAGCCGAAGGTGAGGATCTCACGGTTGAGTGGGCTTTCGGCTATGGAGAACTCGAAGCGGTGGGTGAAGAGCGGCGCGTCCAACCTGGGCGCGACGGCGACGTGATCCGCGTGACCATGTGTCGCGAGCTGGGCCTTAAGTCCAAGCCCGAGCTTTTTGATCTCCCTTTTAAGGTCCTTGTGCCTCCCGCTCCCGTGACCGGGATCGATGAGGACCGCAGAGTCCTCGAAGACCTTTACAAGGGTCGAGGGACTGCCAGGATAAAGATAAACCGAGTCGCGGAGCTTCCGAAGGGCCATGACATCACCGTAGAAAGTTGGAGCGGGAGACTATAAGATCGTCGATAGAAGGAAAAAGCGGGAAAGAGGCATCAGACGTGCCTCGGGTAGAGGGTCTTCTTGCCCTCGTCCTTGGCCCTCTTGACGGCCTTCTCGATGAGAACCTTGAGCTCGGCCTCGAGGGCCTCGTAGAACTCGGGGTTGATTCTCATCTCGGGGTCGATGGCCTTGACGGCCTCCTTAACCTTGCTCTTAACTATCATCTCGGCCATTTCGAACACCTCCTTTCGTGGCACCGCGAGGCGGTTGCCAATGGTTTTATCGCGCCGGGGTTTATAACCCTTCCTAAGCTCCCATGTCAAGGGCTCCAAAAGGTTAAATCCACGCACGCCCAAGGTCCAATGGTGGTATCATGGTCGGAAAGCTCGTCCTGATCGATGGAGAGCACTATCCAGACGTCACAGCTTGGGCCGTGGAGAGACTTGGAGACGTGTGCTGTGCGGTCTTCCTTGGGGGAGGGGAGAAGATCGGCGACATTGGCGAGGTGGAGAGGAGGCTCCAGATTCCCGTGTACCGTGGGGACGATTACATCTCCGCGCTGGAGAAGGCAATTGTGGAGAACGGAGTGACGGAGGTCATCGACCTGAGTGACGAACCCGTTGTGGACTACGAGATGCGCTTCAGAGTAGCATCGCTGTGCCTCAGGCTCGGCGTGGCCTACCGGGGGGCGGACTTCCTGTTCACCCCGAGGGAGATGAAAAGGCCACCAAAGCCCAGCATCGCGGTCATAGGGACTGGAAAGAGGGTCGGGAAGACCGCCGTCGGCGGCTTCGTGGCGAGGACGCTGAAGGAGATTTCGCGGCCTCTCATAATCACGATGGGGCGCGGGGGACCGGAGAGACCGGAGGTGGTCGATGGCGAGAGCTTCGAGCTGACCCCCGAGTTCCTCGCGGGACTCGCGAGGCAGGGCCGGCACGCTGCTTCGGACCATTTCGAGGACGCCCTCACATCGAGGGTGACGACGATAGGCTGCAGGAGATGCGGGGGAGGAATGGCGGGATTTTCCTTCTTCGACGTGGTGGACGAGGCGGTGGAGATGGCAAAGACGATGCCCCACGACCTCCTGATTTTCGAGGGGAGCGGTGCCAGCTTCCCGGCCTATCGGGCCGGGGCGTACATCACGGTCACCAGCGCCCTCCAGAGGGAGGAGTATCTCAGGGGTTACTTCGGGCCCTTCAGGCTGTCGCTGGCTGACCTGGTCGTGGTCACCATGGCCGAGGTTGCCGGACGGGAGAGGGCAGAGAGGGTCGCGAAAATTGTCAGGGAGGTGAATCCCGGGGCCGACGTCCACCTCGTCACCTTCAGGCCGAGGCCCCTCGGCGACGTCTCTGGGAAGAGGGTTGCCCTGGTCATGACGAACGAGCTGGGCATAGAACCGGCCAGGAGGCACCTCGAGTCCCTGGGTGCGGAGGTTCTTCACGTCTCCCCGAACCTTTCGAGGAGAAACCTTCTGAGGGGGGACCTGGCGTCGTTCAGGGGTGTTGATGCCGTTGTGGTGGAGCTGAAGGCCGCGGCGGTGGACGTGGTAACCCTCTGGGCCCTCGAAAACGGCCTGGAGGTAATCTACTTCGACAACGAGCCGGTTAACGTGGACGGAAAAAGCCTGAGGGAGGCCGTGCTCGCCCTGGGACGCTCCGTGCTGGGGGGAGGAAGATGATAATCGTCACCGATCCCGAGAGGAAGATGCGCCTGCCCTTCTCGAGGGGCATACTGACCCGCTCGATCACGCTGGCCGGGGTGGACGTGGGGGTGGCGTACATAATCGCCACGGAGGTTCAGAAGGAGCTCAACGAGAAGGGCCGCAGGCTCGTGACGACCGAGGAGATACGGGAGCTGACCTACAGGAAGCTCATTGAGCACGGCCTGGAGGAGGCGGCGAGGCGCTACCTCTTCTGGCGCCAGCTGAGGAGGCTCAAGGTGCCCATAACGATACTCCTTGGAGGAGCCACCGGTGTCGGAAAATCCACGATAGCCACGGAGCTGGCCTTCAGGCTCGGCATAAGGAGCGTTATCGGAACGGACACGATAAGGGAGGTGATGAGGAAGATAATCGCGCCGGAGCTACTCCCTGATATCCACGCCTCCTCGTTCCTGGCCTGGAGGACGATCCACGCGGAGGGCGGTGGCGGTTCACCCCTCATTGAAGGATTCAAGAGCCAGGTCAAGCACGTCTCCGTCGGCGTCTCGGCCGTCCTCGAGAGGGCCTACAAGGAGGGCTCGAACGCCATAATCGAGGGCATACACCTCGTCCCGGGCTACGTCGAGCTGAGGGAGAACAGCTTTATGTACGTGATAACCGTGGGGAGCGAGAGGGACCTCGAGGCGAGGTTCTACGAGAGGGCGCGCTACAGCAAGAGGTCCGCCGACTACTACCTGGAGCACCTGGAGGAGATACTGGAGATACAGGAGTTCATAGTTGAGAGGGCGAGGGAGCACGGCGTGAGGGTCATAGAGAACGTCGAGCTCGAGAAAACCGTGAACGCGATAATGGAGGACCTGATGGAGCGCCTCAGGGAGAGGATCGGAAGGGGGTGAATGGCCCCTTTGTCTTCCATATCCCCACGAGCCTGCCCGAACCCCAGGTGGCCTGCACCTCGAAGGCGACCACCATGTCCCGGTAGACGTCTATCACGTTGAAGCTGTTCCCGAAGGGGTTCCTGTGGAGCTCCCAGCTTATGGAGCCGGCGTTGATGATAGGGGTTTTCTCCACCTTGACCCCGAAGGCGTTCCCTCCGTGGCCGGTCAGTACGAGGTTCGCCCCGGCGCGCGTGAGGACCCTGAGGACGTCCCCGGCGTCCTCGAGAAAGCCCAGCTCCCTGCTCCTCGGTATCGGGACTATGTTGTGGTGCATCACCACCACGGTAAACCTCTCGGAGTTCTCCAGCAACGCTTTCTCGAGCCCCCTCTGCCCTATCCGTCCGACGACACCTATCGGCGTCTCGTACTGGGCGCTCACGACAGGGATAAACGTGAAGTCCCCGATCTCCTTGACCTCCGGCTCACCGAAGTACTCGGTGAAGAGGTCGTGGCCGAGGTAGGTTAT
This Thermococcus cleftensis DNA region includes the following protein-coding sequences:
- the taw2 gene encoding tRNA(Phe) (4-demethylwyosine(37)-C(7)) aminocarboxypropyltransferase Taw2, which codes for MVRTQVIKPRIREILSRELPYELVGMLPKHWVQIGDVLILPLRPELEPYKHRIAEVYAQVLGVKTVLRKGRIGGEFRETNYEVLYGGDTVTVHVENGVKYKLDAARVMFSPANVKERVRMAKVARPGELVVDMFAGIGHLSLPMAVHGRARVIAIEKSPYTFRFLVENIELNGVWDRMTAYNIDNRDFPGEDIADRVLMGYVVKTHEFIPKALRIAKDGALIHYHNTVPERLMPEEPFGTFQRIAREHGYEVEKLNELVIKRYAPGVWHVVIDVKVFKR
- a CDS encoding aldehyde ferredoxin oxidoreductase family protein; the protein is MEAKGGYWGRILRVNLTTGEIKVEPLPEEFPRKYLGGVGFGTRLLYDEVPAGADPLGPENKMIITPGLFVGTGIGTGSKTAFNFKSPLTGAYGRSMAGAKMGEELKKAGYDVLIIEGQSEEPVLLVIEDDEVKLVPAKEYWGLTTGEARKKAKEEYPGFATAFIGPAGENLSRIATIETDDRQAGRGGPGAVLGSKKLKGILVKGTKKVPIAQPEKLRELIKEWAMVFKDHPATKADMEYGSGEFLDWMNRERGTFPVRNWQMGFFKKAYERAKEEGREHIEIDPYFWAPKYRVGRKPCPLCNKPCSQYIKVESERWGTFMTDGPEYETLYSFGGVLELDDFETVAYLNYLADELGLDTISAGVTIAWAMEAYEKGLLTKEEADGLELTFGNGEAAVEALKKMAYREGNLGKLLADGVKRASERLGRGSEKFALHVKGMEPPAYDVRGIKGMALAFAVNVRGADHLTSGAYGTELVGKWWKFNGVDRTKGENKGFEIAFHENLMAIYDATGVCKFSRHMYFLEGFPPLVEAVTGMNIGEAELMVIGERIMNIARAFNVREGFTRKDDTLPYRIMWEPIPEGVSKGLHVPPWELDRMLDEYYQARGWSRDGIPTKAKLIALDLPDIADDIGAGI
- a CDS encoding 2-phosphoglycerate kinase, coding for MIIVTDPERKMRLPFSRGILTRSITLAGVDVGVAYIIATEVQKELNEKGRRLVTTEEIRELTYRKLIEHGLEEAARRYLFWRQLRRLKVPITILLGGATGVGKSTIATELAFRLGIRSVIGTDTIREVMRKIIAPELLPDIHASSFLAWRTIHAEGGGGSPLIEGFKSQVKHVSVGVSAVLERAYKEGSNAIIEGIHLVPGYVELRENSFMYVITVGSERDLEARFYERARYSKRSADYYLEHLEEILEIQEFIVERAREHGVRVIENVELEKTVNAIMEDLMERLRERIGRG
- the cas4 gene encoding CRISPR-associated protein Cas4; the encoded protein is MIKNNGNGENDGFVEFYASEALVCPRRIYFRLKGYPERWPEFVKVRLNQGINTHNVLGEILQKRFGFELEKHLVLRSRKLGFEIHGRIDAIGEFPIEIKGKTSVPSRPYDYHLAQLNIYMRWAEADYGYLYYVKLHEEPMKIISKIDFSRFPIVKGPNFRAFEVPYDGKLFKETLKHFYVVKKAYEKGKPPKGEYSYACRFCPYRYLCYPDEE
- a CDS encoding MBL fold metallo-hydrolase; the encoded protein is MALRKLRDSVYLYPGSPSTLVKVFEDSAVLIDPGHGSGRHKDLKREIKKLGLGLKAQLATHGHADHVAVAPRLDAPLFTHRFEFSIAESPLNREILTFGSRAPEGFLAYQFPGEVKVHAVFEWGDELFDLRAVKLNGHSPGMTGFLDEENGVLYAGDAFFGERVLEAVGLPYLVDPDLFKTSIKELQNYAEKGFLLVPSHGRAVESEGALELLDFNLRRVEETENLILEFLRKPMSLDELAFRIMGYYNVKVTPQKLALNLVPLRAFIAKLYNEGNVGARVERGLRWVRAE
- a CDS encoding 2,3-phosphoglycerate synthetase; this translates as MVGKLVLIDGEHYPDVTAWAVERLGDVCCAVFLGGGEKIGDIGEVERRLQIPVYRGDDYISALEKAIVENGVTEVIDLSDEPVVDYEMRFRVASLCLRLGVAYRGADFLFTPREMKRPPKPSIAVIGTGKRVGKTAVGGFVARTLKEISRPLIITMGRGGPERPEVVDGESFELTPEFLAGLARQGRHAASDHFEDALTSRVTTIGCRRCGGGMAGFSFFDVVDEAVEMAKTMPHDLLIFEGSGASFPAYRAGAYITVTSALQREEYLRGYFGPFRLSLADLVVVTMAEVAGRERAERVAKIVREVNPGADVHLVTFRPRPLGDVSGKRVALVMTNELGIEPARRHLESLGAEVLHVSPNLSRRNLLRGDLASFRGVDAVVVELKAAAVDVVTLWALENGLEVIYFDNEPVNVDGKSLREAVLALGRSVLGGGR